DNA from Bombus vancouverensis nearcticus chromosome 14, iyBomVanc1_principal, whole genome shotgun sequence:
AGTCTCTCCAGCAGCTTTCCAGCCTCGTCCAAAAGGCATACCGGCCGAAAGGCGGAAAGCGAGTCCGGAGAGCGCCCCTCCTCCCACGAAACGGGAAATTCGCCCCGAGACAGGCATCCCTCGAACAGACGCATTAGTCTCGGGGCCAAGACCCCGGCGACGTCCTTCCGCAGGCGGGCCGGGACTCCGTCGAGGCATACACGAATCGCAGTATCGCGTGCATGTCGCGCCTCAGCCGGATCGCTCCCGCCTTCGCGTCTTCGTCGGTCGGGGATCCTTCCAACCAGGCGACGGCTATAGCAGCCGCCGCCATGAAGTCTTCGTCGCGGTGACCCACCGCCCACCGCGGAAATCTTCTCCTTCCCAGTGGGCCGATGGGCCTGCCCGCACCTAACGAACGGTCGCCCATCGCGCCGCCAACCGTCACCTTCATCAAGATGTAGAGGTAGTCCGAGAGGGTCTCCTCCGAGGACACGCCCCAACCGGAAACACGGCGAGATGCGGCAGGGTTTGCCCACGTGAGGTCCATTATGGGCTCGACCCGCCACGCCACGCACGTGCTGGACGACCCCTGGTTCATAAGCCGGAGATCGAGTGCGGCCGCCCAATCCTGCACGTCGCGCCCCCTTTCGTTGGTCCTGCAGGAGCCCCATGCCGTtgagtgggcgttgaagtccccgaGGACCAGTGACGGACAGCATTCCGTCCGGCTGATCTTGAGCGACACGTCAACGGCCACCACGGCCAGGTCGCCCCATTTCACGGCCACAAAGCCTCGTCCCCGCTCGATCGATGGCGACCGAACTGATCAGATCCCAGCGCCCCGTGACGCGTCGGGAATGCTGTACGGCTCGGCCACCGCTGCCAAACCGATCCGTCTCTCCGCCAGGCTCTGGAACATTAAGTCCTGAGCCCGGCGGGAACGGTTAAGATTGCACTGCAGGAGCAGTTGTCCTTCTCCACTTCTTCCGTTCACGTCGGGGAAGGCTCCGTCTCCATAACCTCCTCCGGGCCGTTTCCCTCGCAGTCGGTGCGTCCGACTTCTCTGTCTTCTCTTCTGGCCTTCGTGAGGACAGTTGGCGGCGTCGTTTCCTTCCTCGTTGCCGCGTCCCCTCCGTCGCCTGGAACGGCCCTTGTCTCCTGTGCGGCCCTCTTCTTACAGGCCGGCGGTTTGCATGCCGGTAACCCCATACGGTGCGACGCGGGCAGCCCCAGGTCCGCGCACACCGGACACTTAGGTACTCGCGCCGAGCAGTCCCTGGCGCGATTGTCCTTCCGCCCCGCACCGGTAGCAGCGCTCCGACCGGTCGGACATCGATGTGCAGTCCAGGCGCACGTGACCCGACTCCATGTACCTGAAGCATTGGAGTGGGCGCTCCGGCAGAGGGGAAACCCTCGCCGCTGACCAACCAATGTTAATCCTACCGCCTGGTCGGGCCTCTCCTCTTCTACTGATTTTCCTGGCTGCTATTAGCGAGCAGCGTAGCCACACCGACCCGAGGCCCCGAGGAGCGAAGCATATGACTCCCACGTTGATCTCGTCGGCGCGACAGCCCCCGACCTCGGAAACGGCGGCTACCACCTCCTCCGGGGTGGCCGAGTCCTCCAGTCCGGTCACTCTTAGCTCGGTCGTCCTTCGCGTTACGGTTACCTTGGCGGGCAAGTCCTTCAGCGTAGCCGCCATCCGCTCGGCCAGACGTCGCATCCCTATACGTGAAGCCCGAGCCGTCCCTCACGGTGAGCGATACCGCGGCACACCGTGGGGGTCGGGGAAGGCCAGGCACTTTCTTACCGCGCGCGTCCCGCCACTGCCGGCCGCCCTCTCGGGCGCCAAGGCCCCTGTTCGCAACATCAACGACAGCAAAGACGACGATACCCGTCCCTTGATTCTCGCGTTCTCGGTCGGCGCATGGACCGTTCGAAGAGGTTGCGCCGCTGGTTTCCTGTTCTTTCGCCTCGCTCTCCCTCTTCCTCGTCCTATGATGGTGGTGAATCCTACCTCGTCAGCCGACGACTCCACGATCGACCGCGAGGTGTCTCTCGCCGACTGCAACTGTGCTTGCACGGTTCTTGCGGCGGCGGCAGCGTTCGTAGCCGAGGGGATCGCTCCCCCTGGCATTATTTCTCGCCAGCACTCCTCCAACTTACGGAGGAACTGGATCTTGAGATCCTGACCAGGGGTGGGGGGGGAGGACCCATAATCGCTCCCGTTGAGGCCCCGGGAGTATTTTCTTTCGTCCCCCTCGTAGAGGTGATCCCCACCTCCTGTCCTTCACTACCTGTCGTTGTTACCACCTTTGGCTGCCCTCTCCGTGCCTTTCTTGGTCAGCCGTTCCACCGTCTCTTGGAGACGACTGACTTCTCTCTCCAGAAGGCGCACCCTCCTCCGTAGGTATGCGACGTCCTCCTCTTCCTGACCGTGGGTCAGTTCCGCGTCTTTCACGTCACTTGCTTGCTCATTTCGTCACTTCGCGTGTCGTCACCGCCGTCGGCACCGCCGCGGATGGTAGAGGCGGCGGCGGCCACAGTGGCAGCCTCGGCGTCGGTGTCGGTGTCCGGTCCGCACCTTGCtccccttttcttccttttatcgGGAGCCGGCAGTAACGCGGAGTCCGGATCCCTCACGGACGCGTCCCCCCGCCGCGAGCGTCGTCCCGCGCCTCCGCCGCGACAGTTGGCGGCGAGACCCCCCGGTTCGCGTGTCTCCTTTGCCAGACGCATGAACGTGTCCGGGGGTCTGGCGGCCAACCCTCGGACGGCCACGGATACTCGATgacgacgcagcggggcccgctttacaacccgcggctgcgccggtactggaGTATCCCTCCCCTACACCGTAAACGAGTTTTTGGTTCGTTTTACTGTCCATAATAATTCATAAAGAGTCGCCGAGGTCGTCAACAAGGGTTTccatcctggtgccactcactcgTTTGCACCCTACCCCGGTCAAGGCTGGTGCAGGGTGACGGGGAGCCCCACAAGgaggtgaggtgagtggtcttggcAGATACGCCAACCGGGCTCACCAACTTCTTCgaagttctccgcaccggatcggcaaaCTGGCGGGTGCCAAAGGTGCTGACCAGCCACCACCCGGCTATAGGAGAATATCAGATTTCCCAGGGCGTGGTCCTACGCCCTGAGAACCCGTAcccgcctcgtgctccccaCAGAAAATGAAACTAAATTAGATCTATGCACAGAAGAATTTCAGCTTCATTATCTTTTATATCTATCAGGACAAGCAAATACTCCACAGTTTCTCATTTAGTTTCCTATTTATGCAACTTTCAATGTTATTATACTATTACTTACACTAATATTATTACTCCTCCCATTTCGCATTAAGTTCTTGGCCTGTCCCATTATAAGCCAGTTCTTTGACATTGCAATATCCAAACTGTTTTCCATCTGTTGACTTTTCTGTCTATTTTTTTGTGTGCACATACACATTGACGGAATCATGGCGACAACTTCCGATTCGTGGAACCCGATCAACCAACCACGATCACGGTATTGTATAGCTGGCAAAGGGTGATGAGGGTCAAACTCCACGACCCGAGATCGTCGACGTCGTCATAAATTCTCGAAAAAATGCCGACTTGCATGGTAGAGAAAATCTCGTTATTGATTTTGAGAGTTCAGTCAATCAATACAAAGAgtttcaaatataaaatctgTTATTTATAATTAGTATAAATCTAGAATCGTATTTCACGCGTTTTGTGATGAAAAGCTTGTCGTTGCTTGCACTGTAGTACAAATTTtaagacatatatatattttattctaaattCATGGTGAACGTTGTTGAAATTTTCAATGAACGTAAAATTATACTAGATGGTAGAATTGGTTCTTACACGATCACGCCGATGTCCTGCGGTAAATTTATACAATTCCAAACATATACTAAACTGCTATAGTTCTAAGAAATACATACTAGAGATGGTCTTGTTTCGCTAGAATTACCAGAAAATCGCCAGAGTAGCTGATATTACATATAcgattcaaaattaattttatttgaaatttatataattacaaaaggaattaaaattgtatacatacTAATAATACACTCCTAGTTAAAAGATATCCAATAAATCTCTATAAAAAGCttcttcttttaaatttaatatttcaaaattgtgTAGAAATCTTTTACAACATTTTCTTCacttttttctaaataaattctACAATAAATAGTTAATCCAAATTCTCAATTGTATCGTTCTCGTTATTTTCTTCATAGGAGGCATCCAACTTTTCTTCGACGATTTTCCCTGGATTTCCGGATGATCCGCTGCTATTTCGCAAAGCATCCTCTCGACTAGTCGTCGATTTCTGTCGTACTATCGCCATTCTTTCGTTGATTTCTTCGTTTTCGCTCAATTCCGCGTTGTATGCATCCTCGTTGCTCGAGTCTGGTTTATTCTCTTTCGAATTCTCATTATCTCCTTTTTTTGAACGGGAAGACTTAGCCCTGCGATTTCTGTGATCCTCTTTTCCCTTGTCCACATCGTATTTGTACGAGTTTCGcgtatttcttattttcttctgaGTCTCATCGATTTTGTTGCTCGGGCTCTTGGACAGCGTTGATATTATTAACTTATCTCTGAAACAGAAcatcaaattatttttcaagcATTTCGTCGTTTTGTTCGTGAGTACCCATTGCATCATTTTGCTCATAGTAGGTGAAGTTTATAGATATTTTGCTGTTTTGTTCGTAAACACCCACTTGTTTGTTTTGCTATCCATAGACCATATTATTAGATCACTTTGTCGTTTTGTTTGTGAATGTCCGTAGTTTTCTTGTTATGTAATTAACTATTTTATCGACGAATAAgactataataaatattttaaataaaatgaatcGCTTTTCAGTAATTATAATATTAGAAGGATAATTTAGAAATTACGATTACATGGAAATATTAACATTGTTAGAGTTTACAAATCTCTATGTTCGAATCTCGATTTTGTTTCAACAAACCGGAAGATATTAGCTATTTTAAGAAAAACTTTAGTACAAAACTGAAATAAGACAACATTTCCCAAAATcaagatattttttaacgatataaaaatataattagtaCGATAGTGATCTGAAAAACATAGTAAGATTTAAAGATGCATTACTACATTGCGGGTGTTTATACAATTAGAATTATGTAGATTTACAATATAATTATGAAGttacaaatattataattgtataaaattcatatataatatgcaaaaatatagaaaataacaaaaatatgagAATGTATAAAAATCAGCAATCTAACCATTAAAACAGAATTCTAACGATTTTAATATTGGAAAAAGATTTTAGTTAGTATTCGATTAATTAAACCCTCATCAATTATTCAAACTTGACAAAACATCATTAATAGTAGAAAAAATTAACCAGCAATGAGCAAAAAAGACCTCATAAAAATTAACTAATGGTCCGTCACAAAAAGTGCATACCCAAAGATATTTGCCCCTAATTTCCAAAGCTCTTGTAAATCCACAAAAAGCAAAGAATAACATAAGAAGCACATAACAGCGTTTAGATCACTAACTTTTTTCCTTTCCTAGTTCTCCTTTTTCTGCTCTCCCGTGGAGTACGTTCCATGGTTTTCTTCCTGGGACTCTTCTTCACCTGAATCGAATTTTTCGAGGTCCTCCTCCTTTTTCGAGGCGGAGTTTCCGGATTTGGTGTATTTTCACGGCGTGTGATGTTCTTCGTGTCCCAAGGAGGGGTCAATCGACGCCGTTTCTGGGCATCGGCTATCGGGTCTTCTTCACCTCTTCTGGCCCTCCTTCGTCTTTTCCGTGATTCTATGTCACTCTTCTTCGATTCTATCAACGTTGGAGATACTCGTATCACTTGTCCTTGTGGACCAGCAGGAATTAGGTAACCGGATTTCACGCCGAAGGAAAGTGCCTTGCGGATGTACTTCTTCGCTTGCCGTTTTCCTAAGGATTAGGTAAAAAGTTTGTCGCGCTATAGAAACTTTATAAAGGTTAATAGAATCTGAAATGAATGATGAAATTCTGTAGATTTAAAAAACTAACTATAATCGAGTTACATTGATATAATAGACGTGTAAATTGATTCGGTGCCTTTAGATTTATCCGTCGCTAATCTAAATACACGTATTTCCCCGCTTTATGGAAATTTTGAAACGCGTCATCTTTGTTTATGTTTTATACGTTATATTTTGATGACTAAATTTATATTACGTGATCGTCAGgttgataaaatttcttcttACGATATTAGAtacaattaaaagaataaactgagttaaaaaatataaagaatattaaaaagttccATTTTTAGAGATGTAGTTAATTTTTTATGACTATCAAAACTAAAGAAAACTTAAAAGAAAACTTGTACAAAATTTGTGTATAGTAGTCTTTCTATTTCCTCGAAAGTATCCCTGACAAAAAATTGATACCAACGAACAAGGCCTCGAGCTTCTAGCAAATACCGGGATTAGAGAGCATCCAAGCGATACCTTCCTCTATTCCGGCCTTGATGTAATTGTTGATGACCTGAACGAAAGATTTTTTCTTCAGCAAGGCTCTAGTGTTATCGATCGTCTTCGCGAGAGCAATCGGTTCCATGGAAACATTCGAAACGCTGCTGTTGTCAGAGCTGCTGGCTACTGAGCTATTAGTGGCCTCCATCTCTCTCGACAAGTTCTCCACGGACGTTGCCACGGATTTTGTGTACTCTGAGTCCTGAATGGACGGCGAGCTATCGCGATGGGGCGAACTATCGTATGAGGACTCTCGTGTATTTTGGTATTTCCGCATGCTTCCGTGAAACCTGCCGCCTCCAGGGACTTTTTGCTTTTTTCCTGAAAGAGATTCATAATTGTTATTAATGTTCTACGTGTTCGAAAGCTGTAATATCGTGTGAAATATTCCTTTTTCCCACAAGAACAAGCAGTCTAGAAGACTAGTGAATGCTCTATCGAATGGAAATAACTATTATCTTTATattatctttatctttttaCTGTGCGGCAATTATCTTAGATCTATTCTATTATTCAAAGATTAATTTGTATTATCGCAAAATTTACTACTAGACATCGATAAAAAGAAACTTctgaggaaaaaagaaattaaatcttttttttttacacgcagctcttttattttcatttctaatAATATTCATTTCAATTGTTTCAATTGAAATGTATTGTATCTTCTTGGAGActataagaaaaataatattatcgACGAGACTCGTTATGACAATTCATTATGCATAATATAGCACCTTGGTTATGTTTGCTGTTGAGCAGCCTGTACACCATTTCTCGTACAGTCGTGGGTTGATAAAGAGTCTGTACTCGGCGTGGAATGTTTTGTCGCTTAGGACGTTGTTGATAGCTATAACGTGGCCCTATTATTTGTTTCTTCCAGAGTCGGCCTTTTGATTTCCCCTTTGGCGGTGCCATTATTCAGTAATGACACTTTTTTTTTCGTCCCGTGGATTGCTTCTCGCTGAAACAGCGGAGTTGTTGTCGCCGTTGAAAAACACTCGTTTCCTTCGGTTCATCGATTAGCAGCTACGTCATGTTGTATAAAAAGATGTCACATGTTTGCGTTTTTGTTCAGTGCCAAACTTTTGTCGAGTTTACTAATTcattcttaaaatattattatttttcgaagatattattcgatattattcgattatttcgaagataacaataaaatattggaaatttaatatttctatgcAAAACAAATTGTAAACATTGTACTATATATATAGTACAATATTTAGTATATTACTATTGTACTACTTTTATTACTACTagtattatgctatatatatatagtactatatatatatacagtactatatatatatacagtactatatatatatagtacaatAGTACAATGTgtgcgtgtgcgcgcgcgcgtgcgtgtATATGTGTATGAAAGTACTGAAATTTGTTTGATGTTATTTGGACATTGACATTTTAAGCTATTTCAATTTTGGAGGGCCTTTGTGCAATAGTCTTCGATACTTAGGGTCATTTGAATATCATGAAAGGTCATATAAATCGCATGGGTACTTAGGGTGATTTGAAGATCACAAGGTTCATCGAGATCGTGTCGTTGCCAGTTAGATCAGAGTTAGTACGTAACATTGAAAATTTGGTACTGAAGATTATTTAAAGGTCATGAAGGTTCATCGAGTATTAATCATCAGCATTTCATGCAACTAGGAAGTGCCATATACATCATGGTGAGAATTTTCTGGATACAGGCTActtggaaaatatatttaagcaataactTGCTTGCTGTATGAGTTCTCCAAGTAATACACAGGAAGATCTGTCACGGTCCACCATCCACAAATCCTAATCATCCTTATTCAATTCCAATTCGAAATAGCTTTCACAAGTCCAGTATATATATCACAGATTTATTACTCTTACTGCGGCCAAATTTCACAATCGTGAAGACGTCAACCTTGGCTTGCTCAACTTAGCACCCGATGGATCTAAGTGTAGCGAGTCTCGAATCGTCTCGATAAGGTTTCCTTATTGCGGAATTAAGGATGTCCTGTTTTGTAATTTCGTGACTCTAACTGTCGTATTTTGCAACGTGCAcgtcttttttaattttaatgtatCCAATTTTCGTCATCATCATCTGAGGATTTCGCAATTATAGAATGAATCAAGCAACACTATATTGCTATCGGCGGTATTAGCAATAGCGCACTATCGTTCTTGTCAAATATCCAAGCTATTCCAGAGTTTCATCAAATTTTACAAATCCAAAATTCACCCCACTTATCCTTGACATAAACGTTGTCGAATCCCGCAACAAGAGATTCTGCCAACCTCGCTATCGCCTCGAGCTCGTCGTCATCACCGTAGAGGCTATCTTCATTCTACCTTCGTGCATTATAACACTCATCTCATAATGTTTCCTCCGTTGTACATAGTATTGAAAGTTAATTCGACAACAATTTCCCTATCAGACTTTCTCAAAGAATCTCCCCTTGCAGATGATCgtcgaattttaaattttatacaagTTATCTAAAATTTTGATATATAAGATCTGTGATCTATACATCTGGTTGTAACAATCTGATCACTAGaatgcggatatttatgcagtcATATTTTGGTAAATGCAAGTAAAAGAATGGAACTTAGGTAGAAAATAGTTTTAttctattttggatatttttcatgttttttgcgtattatctgtattttctacatttttatttttaacattatttaaaacaattttttgatCTTTATTTGAAACTACCTTTaagtttcccataaatgcataaaattaaCAATA
Protein-coding regions in this window:
- the LOC143303601 gene encoding uncharacterized protein LOC143303601; the encoded protein is MDLTWANPAASRRVSGWGVSSEETLSDYLYILMKVTVGGAMGDRSLGAGRPIGPLGRRRFPRWAVGHRDEDFMAAAAIAVAWLEGSPTDEDAKAGAIRLRRDMHAILRFVYASTESRPACGRTSPGSWPRD
- the LOC117158187 gene encoding uncharacterized protein LOC117158187, which codes for MAPPKGKSKGRLWKKQIIGPRYSYQQRPKRQNIPRRVQTLYQPTTVREMVYRLLNSKHNQGKKQKVPGGGRFHGSMRKYQNTRESSYDSSPHRDSSPSIQDSEYTKSVATSVENLSREMEATNSSVASSSDNSSVSNVSMEPIALAKTIDNTRALLKKKSFVQVINNYIKAGIEEGKRQAKKYIRKALSFGVKSGYLIPAGPQGQVIRVSPTLIESKKSDIESRKRRRRARRGEEDPIADAQKRRRLTPPWDTKNITRRENTPNPETPPRKRRRTSKNSIQVKKSPRKKTMERTPRESRKRRTRKGKKDKLIISTLSKSPSNKIDETQKKIRNTRNSYKYDVDKGKEDHRNRRAKSSRSKKGDNENSKENKPDSSNEDAYNAELSENEEINERMAIVRQKSTTSREDALRNSSGSSGNPGKIVEEKLDASYEENNENDTIENLD